One part of the Bacteroidota bacterium genome encodes these proteins:
- a CDS encoding MBOAT family protein, whose product MLFNSLQFLVYFIFVTTCYFVIPHRNRWILLLSASCFFYMAFIPEYIFILAFTIVIDYFAGLLIEKSDGRQRKQFLILSLVANIGVLAIFKYYNFFIGQINFLLQDSNQTVLLPALSILLPIGLSFHTFQAMSYTIEVYRGNQKAERHFGIYALYVMFYPQLVAGPIERPQNLLHQFYEKHHFDFERFKSGISLILFGLFKKVVIADRLSMAVDVAYGDPAQQSGLSLLLATFFYAFQIYCDFSGYADIAIGSARIMGFKLMDNFRNPYFASSIAEFWRRWHISLSTWFKDYLYFSLGGNKVSMGKHLRNILIVFAISGIWHGANYTFLAWGILHGLFLCMAVIKNKLINRMGIEHSTSSFLQPISILITFTLVCLSWVLFRARSIEDAGLIYAKLHSISTTDVIQLGLHSNEIYFSLLLIILLAIKDKYLPSPSMRNNYTFFLSNFILLLLCYFFGVFNLQQFIYFQF is encoded by the coding sequence ATGCTATTTAACTCGCTTCAATTTCTCGTTTATTTCATTTTCGTAACTACGTGTTACTTTGTCATTCCTCACCGTAACAGATGGATTCTTCTTCTGTCAGCGAGTTGCTTTTTTTATATGGCATTTATTCCTGAGTATATTTTTATTCTCGCCTTTACGATTGTCATTGATTACTTTGCCGGTTTACTCATAGAAAAATCTGACGGGCGACAACGAAAGCAGTTTCTTATTTTAAGTCTTGTTGCAAACATTGGCGTCCTTGCCATTTTCAAGTATTACAACTTTTTCATCGGTCAAATAAATTTTCTTTTGCAGGATTCCAATCAAACGGTATTGCTTCCGGCACTGAGCATTCTCTTACCTATTGGTTTATCATTTCATACTTTTCAAGCCATGAGTTATACGATTGAGGTATACAGAGGGAATCAAAAGGCAGAACGTCATTTCGGAATATATGCATTGTATGTCATGTTCTACCCTCAATTGGTAGCAGGACCCATTGAGCGCCCTCAAAATCTACTGCATCAATTTTACGAGAAACACCACTTTGATTTTGAACGATTCAAAAGTGGAATAAGTCTTATCCTCTTCGGTCTTTTTAAAAAAGTGGTGATTGCAGATCGATTGTCGATGGCCGTTGATGTGGCGTATGGTGATCCTGCGCAACAAAGCGGCTTGTCCTTACTACTGGCAACTTTTTTTTATGCATTTCAGATTTACTGTGATTTTTCAGGGTATGCGGATATTGCGATTGGCTCGGCCAGGATCATGGGATTTAAACTGATGGACAATTTCAGAAACCCCTATTTTGCATCTTCAATTGCAGAGTTTTGGCGAAGATGGCATATTTCATTGTCGACCTGGTTCAAAGATTACTTGTATTTTTCATTGGGAGGCAATAAAGTTTCAATGGGAAAACATTTGCGAAACATCCTTATCGTTTTCGCAATTAGCGGTATTTGGCATGGTGCGAATTATACATTTCTAGCATGGGGAATCTTGCATGGACTCTTCCTTTGCATGGCTGTCATTAAGAACAAACTCATAAATAGAATGGGCATTGAGCATTCCACCTCCTCATTTCTTCAGCCTATCTCTATCCTGATTACTTTCACACTGGTCTGTTTGAGCTGGGTATTGTTCCGTGCCAGGAGTATTGAAGATGCCGGATTGATATATGCGAAACTCCATTCTATATCGACGACTGATGTGATACAGCTCGGCCTTCACTCCAATGAAATATATTTTTCCTTACTATTGATTATTCTTTTGGCGATAAAAGATAAATATCTTCCTTCACCTTCCATGAGGAACAACTACACCTTCTTCCTTTCCAATTTTATTCTGCTCTTACTCTGCTATTTCTTTGGCGTCTTCAATTTGCAACAATTCATCTATTTCCAGTTCTAG
- a CDS encoding DUF3458 domain-containing protein, with amino-acid sequence MIGKATLTLRPHFYPGDYVWLNARGMDINKVALLQNNDTIGLTFEYAHDSLKINLNKTYTLSESFQIFIDYVAKPDELKNLGGSAAISSDKGLYFINPEGKEKNKPMQIWTQGETQANSVWFPTIEATNQKMTQEIKITIDSSYTTLSNGLLVQSKKNNDGTRTDTWKQDLPHAPYLVMMAIGKYAIVKDTWKGKEVSYYVEPKYEKVARKIFGNTPEMLTFFSKITGVEYPWAKYNQVVVRDYVSGAMENTTATVHGEFLQQDERELLDGTNEDVISHELFHQWFGDYVTCESWANIALNESFATYGEYLWNEYKYGRDDADIYRLYDLNAYLRESKTKKENLIRFYYEKREDLFDRHSYQKGGTILHILRKHVGDDAFYAALKLYLETNKYKPVEAHQLRIAFEEITGEDLNWFFNQWFYAKGHPILEMNYQYNETTKTASVTIKQTQDLNESPVFRIPVAVDIYKGNEIKRHAIVISKQEETFYFESATKPDLINVDAEKMITGIRNDKHSSEEWMTMYRKGPLFQDRMDALLAITADYKAGSQGAEIVLEALKDKNRRIREVAINKIEAWTNSDRKDEVKKMLMSIGRKDKYAEVREAAISALDNHYKDEDLIPYFKNTISDSSFSVMSSSLQALAERDKDGALLIGSELENSDHEQVYRILGNLYAKHGNDTHFNYMNKALDNSAGVGAYSQLKQFGKFMQRCKDKNNIEKGLKIIHQYGKTEEPWIIRLAAVQSLAEYGNFSFEQATVAAKANDKTSEQNWNAYGEIAAKYLDELKKNEKNEMLLKIYNPKKND; translated from the coding sequence TTGATAGGAAAGGCAACGCTCACCTTGCGCCCTCATTTCTACCCCGGCGATTATGTATGGTTAAATGCACGAGGGATGGATATAAATAAAGTAGCGCTCCTGCAAAATAATGATACCATTGGGCTCACTTTTGAATATGCCCATGATAGTCTCAAAATAAATCTGAATAAAACATATACTTTGTCGGAAAGCTTTCAAATTTTTATAGACTATGTTGCTAAACCGGATGAATTAAAAAATCTCGGTGGTAGTGCGGCCATCAGCAGTGACAAAGGTCTCTATTTCATCAATCCCGAAGGCAAGGAGAAGAATAAGCCGATGCAAATCTGGACACAAGGCGAAACACAAGCGAACTCCGTTTGGTTTCCGACGATAGAGGCGACCAATCAAAAAATGACGCAGGAAATTAAAATTACCATTGACAGCTCCTATACCACTTTGTCGAATGGACTCCTTGTGCAGAGCAAGAAGAATAATGACGGGACCAGAACCGACACTTGGAAACAGGATTTACCGCATGCTCCCTATCTTGTCATGATGGCCATTGGAAAATACGCTATTGTGAAAGATACATGGAAAGGGAAAGAAGTCAGTTATTATGTAGAACCAAAATATGAAAAGGTAGCTCGTAAAATTTTTGGAAATACTCCCGAGATGCTCACCTTCTTCTCTAAAATTACAGGAGTGGAATATCCATGGGCGAAATACAATCAGGTGGTGGTGAGAGATTACGTAAGTGGAGCGATGGAGAACACTACAGCGACTGTACACGGCGAGTTTCTGCAACAAGATGAAAGGGAACTGTTGGATGGCACCAATGAAGATGTGATCTCCCACGAACTCTTTCATCAATGGTTTGGAGATTATGTCACTTGTGAGTCGTGGGCCAATATTGCATTGAATGAATCCTTTGCTACCTATGGTGAATATTTATGGAACGAATATAAATATGGCAGAGATGACGCTGATATTTACCGACTCTATGACCTCAATGCTTATCTGAGAGAATCAAAAACAAAGAAGGAAAATCTGATCCGCTTCTATTATGAAAAAAGAGAAGACCTGTTCGACAGACATTCCTATCAAAAGGGAGGAACTATTCTTCATATATTGAGGAAACATGTTGGAGATGATGCCTTCTATGCTGCTTTGAAATTATATCTGGAGACGAATAAGTACAAACCGGTAGAGGCACATCAGTTGCGCATCGCTTTTGAGGAAATTACCGGCGAAGATTTGAACTGGTTTTTCAACCAATGGTTTTATGCCAAAGGTCATCCTATCCTCGAGATGAATTATCAGTACAATGAAACCACAAAAACGGCCTCCGTCACCATCAAACAAACGCAAGACCTGAATGAAAGTCCGGTTTTTCGCATTCCTGTTGCTGTGGATATTTATAAAGGCAATGAAATTAAAAGACATGCTATTGTCATCAGCAAACAAGAGGAAACTTTTTACTTCGAAAGTGCCACGAAGCCTGATTTAATCAATGTGGATGCCGAGAAGATGATCACAGGTATTCGCAATGATAAGCACAGCAGTGAGGAGTGGATGACCATGTATCGCAAGGGGCCACTTTTTCAGGATCGGATGGATGCATTACTGGCGATTACTGCAGATTATAAAGCAGGAAGTCAGGGTGCTGAAATTGTACTGGAAGCGTTAAAAGATAAAAACCGACGTATTCGTGAAGTGGCCATCAACAAGATTGAAGCCTGGACCAACTCCGACCGCAAGGATGAAGTGAAAAAAATGTTGATGTCCATTGGAAGAAAAGATAAATATGCTGAAGTTCGTGAAGCTGCCATCTCCGCACTTGACAATCATTACAAGGACGAGGATCTTATCCCCTATTTTAAAAACACCATTTCAGATAGTTCTTTCTCGGTCATGTCATCATCCCTTCAGGCGCTGGCAGAAAGAGATAAAGATGGAGCATTACTCATCGGCTCCGAATTAGAAAACAGCGATCACGAACAAGTGTACAGGATTCTCGGCAACCTCTATGCAAAGCATGGAAATGATACTCATTTCAATTATATGAATAAGGCACTTGACAATAGCGCAGGGGTTGGGGCCTACTCTCAACTGAAACAATTTGGCAAATTCATGCAGCGTTGTAAGGATAAAAATAATATTGAGAAAGGATTAAAAATTATTCATCAATATGGCAAGACAGAGGAACCCTGGATAATAAGATTGGCGGCTGTTCAATCGCTTGCTGAATATGGGAATTTCAGTTTTGAACAAGCGACCGTTGCGGCAAAAGCAAATGACAAAACCTCCGAACAAAATTGGAATGCTTATGGTGAAATAGCTGCAAAATATCTGGACGAACTCAAGAAGAATGAGAAGAATGAGATGCTTTTAAAAATTTACAATCCCAAAAAAAATGATTGA
- a CDS encoding energy transducer TonB translates to MKNFRKNWDNPISQERLELVFNNRNHDYGAYVIRRDYNQAVLKAFFATALLLMTILSLPAIINYFQPVKKLIIEPPVEGKFDLTDVVLPEKIIPPVNKIEALFKKPSGPTQQFTNLIVTDKDSLENMLTQEELLKTALATKTNKSDSATIKEELPDPEPTNSGGTNKVHSWVEEMPNFPGGEAAMLKYLSTNIHYPAIAREENITGIVYISFVVDRNGEIDNIQMVKGIGGGCEEEAIRVIKKMPQWKPGKQNGRAVNVQYMLPVAFRIK, encoded by the coding sequence ATGAAAAACTTCAGAAAAAACTGGGACAACCCCATCTCCCAAGAACGCCTGGAATTGGTATTCAACAATAGAAACCATGATTATGGCGCCTATGTGATCCGAAGAGATTATAATCAGGCTGTACTGAAGGCGTTTTTCGCAACAGCCCTCTTACTGATGACCATTCTCTCGCTGCCGGCAATCATCAACTACTTTCAACCGGTTAAAAAACTCATTATTGAACCACCTGTGGAGGGGAAATTTGATCTTACAGATGTTGTATTACCGGAAAAAATTATTCCCCCGGTTAATAAAATAGAGGCCTTGTTTAAAAAACCAAGTGGACCTACTCAACAATTTACCAACCTTATTGTAACGGATAAGGATAGCCTGGAAAATATGCTGACGCAGGAAGAGTTACTTAAAACAGCGCTCGCCACAAAAACCAACAAATCCGATTCTGCTACCATCAAAGAAGAACTTCCGGATCCGGAGCCTACAAATAGCGGGGGAACCAATAAAGTACATTCATGGGTAGAGGAGATGCCGAACTTTCCCGGTGGAGAAGCAGCCATGCTAAAGTACTTGTCTACAAATATCCATTATCCAGCCATTGCAAGAGAAGAAAATATCACCGGCATTGTTTACATCAGCTTCGTAGTTGACAGAAATGGCGAAATCGACAATATCCAAATGGTAAAAGGAATCGGAGGTGGATGTGAAGAAGAGGCAATTCGCGTGATAAAAAAGATGCCGCAGTGGAAACCTGGAAAACAAAACGGACGAGCGGTAAATGTTCAGTACATGCTTCCTGTAGCATTTCGAATTAAATAG
- a CDS encoding cytochrome B — MFIGLLHFHSLLRWVLLLLLITVIVKAFQGRSGGKKFESGDRKLSLFTMITAHLQLILGGFLYVISPTVQNALSDMGAAMKNGESRFWAVEHISLMVIAIAILTVGHIKAKKAVGDQAKFKAQALYFTIGLLLILISIPWPFREVGMGRGWF; from the coding sequence ATGTTCATAGGACTACTTCACTTCCATAGCCTCTTGCGCTGGGTATTACTTCTCCTCCTGATTACCGTTATAGTTAAAGCCTTCCAGGGTAGGAGTGGTGGAAAAAAATTCGAATCCGGCGATAGAAAATTATCGTTGTTTACCATGATTACTGCTCACCTTCAGCTGATATTAGGCGGGTTTTTGTATGTGATTAGCCCTACGGTCCAAAATGCGCTGAGTGATATGGGCGCTGCAATGAAAAATGGAGAATCCCGATTCTGGGCGGTTGAACATATCAGTTTGATGGTGATTGCCATCGCTATACTTACTGTCGGACATATTAAAGCCAAGAAAGCAGTGGGAGATCAGGCTAAATTTAAAGCGCAAGCGCTCTATTTTACCATTGGATTACTCCTCATACTGATTTCGATCCCATGGCCTTTCCGTGAAGTAGGGATGGGACGTGGTTGGTTTTAA
- the hflX gene encoding GTPase HflX produces the protein MDQVNEYLEELAFLAETAGAITVKRFTQKLDHADTRTFVGKGKMEEIITFVKANDIQIAIFDDELTPSQIRNIEKIIGCRVIDRTNLILDIFAKRARTAQSKVQVELAQYRYMLPRLTRMWTHLEKQQGGIGMRGPGESEIETDRRVIREKLARLRERLAEIDKQNSTQRKRRSEVVRVALVGYTNVGKSTLMNLLSKSEVFAENKLFATLDTTVRKVVIENIPFLLSDTVGFIRKLPHDLVESFKSTLDEVREADILVHVVDISHPNFEQHIHVVNETLNDLGVLDKPILLVFNKIDAFKYTVRDEDDLTEPGPEHRSLDDLKRSWMARGAYPSIFISAAQKINISELRAALMGLVKQIHFIRYPNTRPPEDWVEFQDGEQEV, from the coding sequence ATGGATCAGGTGAATGAATACCTGGAGGAATTGGCCTTCCTCGCTGAAACAGCCGGAGCGATTACAGTAAAACGTTTTACCCAAAAGCTGGATCATGCCGATACCCGTACTTTTGTAGGAAAGGGGAAGATGGAAGAGATCATCACTTTCGTGAAGGCGAATGATATCCAGATTGCCATTTTCGATGATGAACTAACGCCATCGCAGATACGCAATATAGAAAAAATCATCGGTTGTCGTGTGATTGACCGGACCAATCTGATCCTGGATATTTTCGCGAAACGTGCACGTACGGCCCAGTCTAAAGTACAGGTAGAACTGGCGCAATACCGGTACATGCTTCCCCGTCTTACGCGGATGTGGACCCATTTGGAGAAACAGCAGGGTGGTATCGGTATGAGAGGTCCCGGAGAATCGGAGATTGAAACCGATCGACGCGTGATTCGTGAAAAGCTGGCCCGCTTAAGAGAACGCCTGGCCGAAATTGATAAGCAGAACAGTACACAACGAAAAAGAAGAAGCGAAGTCGTACGTGTTGCTCTCGTGGGTTATACCAATGTAGGCAAGAGTACCCTTATGAATTTGCTGAGCAAAAGTGAGGTGTTCGCTGAGAATAAATTATTCGCCACCTTAGATACAACAGTGCGTAAAGTGGTGATCGAAAATATTCCCTTCCTGCTTTCCGATACGGTAGGTTTCATTCGTAAGCTTCCTCATGATCTCGTAGAATCGTTCAAGTCGACTTTAGATGAAGTGCGCGAGGCAGATATTCTTGTACACGTCGTCGATATCTCACACCCGAACTTCGAGCAGCATATTCATGTGGTCAATGAAACGCTCAATGATCTGGGTGTACTCGACAAACCTATACTTTTAGTGTTTAATAAAATTGATGCGTTCAAATACACGGTGAGAGATGAAGATGATTTGACCGAACCGGGGCCTGAACATCGCAGTCTGGATGATTTGAAAAGATCCTGGATGGCACGCGGTGCATATCCTTCTATTTTTATTTCAGCTGCTCAAAAAATAAATATAAGTGAGTTGCGTGCTGCTTTGATGGGTCTCGTAAAGCAAATCCATTTCATTCGTTATCCTAACACCCGTCCACCCGAAGATTGGGTCGAGTTTCAGGATGGGGAACAGGAGGTGTAG
- a CDS encoding ComF family protein — MFLKTLAIDLLDFFFPNLCAGCEGQLVRGEEGLCIGCLLTMPVTGFEKDPENPVMKQFWGKVPIEAAMAYCHFSKGGKMQRLIHHLKYKNRPDIGVKLGQLCAHQLHGATMYSSAQVVVPIPLHPNKQRLRGYNQAASFGQGLAQVLRIPHLENALQRRKNTSTQTRKSRFERSQNVSSVFEVQDMKALEGKNIILVDDVITTGSTLVAAAEELIRIPGVRVSIVTIAFARG; from the coding sequence ATGTTTTTAAAAACACTGGCTATTGACTTACTCGACTTCTTCTTTCCCAACCTTTGCGCCGGTTGTGAAGGTCAGTTGGTGAGAGGGGAGGAAGGCTTATGCATTGGCTGTTTGCTGACTATGCCGGTGACGGGTTTTGAGAAGGATCCGGAGAATCCGGTGATGAAACAATTTTGGGGTAAGGTGCCAATTGAGGCGGCGATGGCTTATTGTCATTTCAGCAAAGGGGGAAAGATGCAGCGTTTGATACATCATCTCAAATACAAGAACCGACCGGATATCGGAGTGAAATTGGGACAATTATGTGCACACCAGCTTCATGGGGCAACAATGTATTCTTCCGCTCAGGTGGTGGTTCCCATTCCGCTGCATCCCAACAAACAGCGCTTGAGAGGATACAATCAGGCGGCGAGTTTCGGGCAGGGATTGGCGCAGGTACTTCGAATTCCACATCTGGAAAATGCCCTTCAGCGACGAAAGAACACTTCGACGCAAACCCGAAAGAGCAGATTTGAGCGTTCACAGAATGTATCGAGTGTATTTGAAGTGCAGGATATGAAGGCATTAGAAGGGAAAAACATCATTCTGGTTGACGATGTGATCACAACAGGTTCAACGCTGGTGGCTGCAGCTGAGGAGTTGATCAGAATACCCGGAGTGAGAGTAAGTATTGTGACCATTGCGTTTGCCCGAGGCTAA
- a CDS encoding GAF domain-containing protein — MAESIEFPLSTVSKQERYELLLPQLHHLVEDESDLIANLGNLMAALKEAMGFLWIGVYFVRAEELVLGPFQGPLACTRIAYGKGVCGMAWKEGKTILVPDVDQFPGHIACSSLSKSEIVLPVFSNDKVVMVLDVDSDRLADFDETDAVALGKVTGIISGLLAKAPAR, encoded by the coding sequence ATGGCGGAATCTATTGAATTTCCTTTATCAACCGTTTCTAAACAAGAGCGGTATGAATTGTTGTTGCCTCAATTGCATCATTTGGTGGAGGATGAATCCGATTTGATAGCGAACCTCGGTAACTTAATGGCGGCATTGAAGGAGGCCATGGGCTTTTTATGGATTGGCGTTTATTTCGTCAGAGCAGAGGAATTGGTGTTGGGGCCGTTTCAGGGTCCGCTGGCATGTACACGTATTGCCTACGGGAAAGGTGTTTGCGGAATGGCCTGGAAGGAAGGGAAGACGATACTTGTTCCCGATGTAGATCAATTTCCCGGACATATCGCCTGTAGTTCTTTGTCGAAGTCGGAGATTGTTTTGCCGGTTTTTAGCAATGATAAAGTAGTGATGGTGCTGGATGTGGACAGTGACCGCCTTGCTGATTTTGATGAAACGGATGCTGTAGCACTCGGAAAAGTAACCGGTATTATTAGTGGTCTTCTTGCTAAAGCACCTGCACGTTGA
- a CDS encoding Ig-like domain-containing protein, which yields MKRIFHFVLLLLISACANRVTPTGGDKDVKPPQLLVAVPADKTVNFKSKEIRLYFDEYVQLVDLPGQLLISPLTGKMPVVKVSKKSIVITLPDSLLQNTTYTISFGKAIVDVHESNPLVDFQYVFSTGDYLDSLTLEGVVKDAAVLTGVKNITALIYRKWKDVLPDSMVFKNRPDYFARTNENGEFKVSNMPPGEYKVFAVDDKNNNYKCDNPSDEGLAFQEQLITLPGLQYSQLKISTLEPAGIRLLKPSVMDRHCALISFNKPLDSIEIVDFSGKKWEGRYYQSAFKDSLYLCQPDKSKDSLSLLIYNAGQFVDTVMMSLAPAKGSKEGADRLRIFLRQSPTGFGPESPLILNTNHPLLAMNDSAEIVEDSAKAVSVPLVIIDSLRGYFSITYPWQSGKRYNVVMYPGTIKDIYDYSNDTTKNEFLVPGLESTAILSVKTEGLVNGKSYILQLLNEKYELLREVKTTIDSLHTFAYLTPGSIRLRIIEDNNHDGRWTYGNYGKRRQPEPVWMYQEALTLRSNWELEVVFKVFTE from the coding sequence TTGAAAAGGATATTTCATTTCGTCCTGCTGCTGCTTATCAGCGCATGCGCCAACCGCGTGACTCCTACAGGCGGTGATAAGGATGTGAAACCCCCGCAACTTCTTGTTGCTGTTCCTGCTGATAAAACTGTGAATTTTAAAAGTAAGGAAATCCGTCTCTACTTCGATGAATATGTGCAGTTGGTAGATTTGCCCGGGCAGCTGCTCATCTCTCCGTTAACCGGCAAAATGCCGGTGGTGAAGGTCTCTAAAAAATCGATCGTCATTACCTTGCCGGATAGTTTGTTGCAGAATACCACGTACACCATTAGTTTCGGTAAAGCTATTGTGGATGTGCATGAATCAAATCCTTTAGTGGATTTCCAATATGTTTTTTCTACAGGAGATTATCTGGATTCGCTGACATTGGAAGGAGTGGTGAAAGATGCAGCGGTATTGACGGGCGTAAAGAATATAACGGCGTTGATATACCGAAAATGGAAAGACGTGTTACCCGATTCCATGGTGTTTAAAAATCGCCCTGATTATTTTGCAAGAACCAATGAGAACGGTGAGTTCAAAGTAAGTAATATGCCGCCCGGTGAATACAAGGTGTTCGCTGTAGATGATAAGAATAACAATTATAAATGCGATAACCCTTCTGATGAGGGATTGGCATTTCAGGAGCAACTTATTACGCTGCCCGGACTTCAGTACTCACAACTGAAAATTTCCACTTTGGAACCTGCCGGCATTCGCTTGCTGAAACCATCGGTGATGGACCGGCATTGCGCCCTGATATCTTTTAATAAGCCTCTTGACTCCATTGAAATAGTAGATTTTTCAGGAAAAAAATGGGAGGGCAGATATTATCAGAGCGCATTCAAAGATTCTTTATACCTCTGTCAACCCGATAAAAGTAAAGATTCATTGTCGTTGTTAATTTATAATGCCGGACAATTTGTCGATACCGTGATGATGTCATTGGCTCCCGCAAAAGGCAGTAAGGAAGGAGCAGACCGTCTGCGCATTTTCCTCCGTCAGTCTCCTACCGGATTTGGACCGGAATCTCCTTTGATCCTCAATACAAATCATCCCCTTCTGGCAATGAATGATTCAGCAGAGATTGTAGAGGATAGTGCGAAGGCTGTTTCTGTACCATTGGTCATCATAGATTCATTGAGAGGGTATTTCAGCATCACCTATCCCTGGCAAAGCGGAAAACGATATAATGTAGTAATGTATCCCGGAACGATTAAGGATATTTACGATTACAGCAACGACACCACCAAAAATGAGTTCCTGGTTCCGGGACTGGAGAGTACAGCGATCCTCAGCGTGAAGACAGAAGGTTTAGTAAATGGTAAAAGTTATATCCTTCAACTCTTAAATGAAAAGTATGAGCTGCTGCGTGAAGTCAAAACTACAATTGATTCACTACATACATTTGCTTATTTAACACCCGGCTCTATCCGCTTGCGAATCATTGAAGACAACAATCACGACGGACGCTGGACCTATGGCAATTATGGAAAACGCCGACAACCCGAGCCGGTATGGATGTATCAGGAGGCTCTCACATTGCGTTCGAATTGGGAGTTGGAGGTGGTTTTTAAGGTGTTTACGGAGTAG
- a CDS encoding RidA family protein: MSDSPIHSSKAPEPVGLYPHARRVGDLLFLSGVGPRERGTKKIPGVELDEQGNIISYDIEAQCHSVFRNIKYILEDAGSSWDKIVDVTVFLTNMKDDFKTYNRIYAEYFKDNQPCRTTVEINCLPTPIGIELKVIATV, from the coding sequence ATGTCTGATTCACCCATACACTCTTCTAAAGCCCCTGAACCGGTAGGACTCTATCCGCATGCCCGTCGTGTGGGAGATCTTTTGTTCTTATCGGGTGTCGGACCACGGGAACGAGGCACGAAGAAAATCCCCGGTGTTGAACTGGACGAACAAGGGAATATTATCTCCTATGATATCGAAGCCCAATGCCATTCTGTTTTTCGAAATATCAAATATATACTTGAAGACGCCGGCAGCAGTTGGGATAAAATTGTTGACGTCACCGTATTTCTAACCAATATGAAGGACGATTTCAAAACCTACAATCGCATCTACGCGGAGTACTTTAAAGACAACCAACCTTGCCGCACAACTGTAGAAATTAATTGTCTGCCGACGCCGATTGGGATTGAACTGAAGGTGATTGCTACGGTGTAA
- a CDS encoding ATP-binding cassette domain-containing protein gives MIQLQHISKTFHPGEAMQIKALQDVSLTIGSGEYVVVIGANGSGKSTLLNIIAGSYAPDQGELYFDKMVVNTMPEHRRSPYIARLFQNPLQGTAPDLSILENFRLAALRSSRKGFTIGINKPFRQRVADSISRLGMGLEKKLDQNMGKLSGGQRQALTLLMSTMDDCKILLMDEPSAALDPRSAELIMQLIDQLIKEKNLSALLVTHRMKDCIQYGTRVIHMKEGRINKAISATEKQALRVEELYGWFDGN, from the coding sequence ATGATCCAGCTCCAACATATCAGCAAGACCTTTCATCCCGGCGAAGCGATGCAGATAAAAGCATTGCAGGATGTTAGTTTAACCATTGGCAGTGGGGAATATGTGGTGGTGATAGGAGCCAACGGGAGCGGGAAATCAACGCTGCTGAACATAATAGCAGGCAGTTATGCACCTGATCAGGGAGAACTTTACTTTGATAAAATGGTGGTCAATACCATGCCTGAACACCGTCGCAGTCCCTATATTGCACGGCTCTTTCAAAATCCATTACAGGGTACAGCACCGGATCTCAGTATTCTGGAAAATTTCCGCTTAGCGGCATTGCGAAGTAGCAGGAAAGGATTCACCATCGGCATTAACAAACCATTTCGTCAACGCGTGGCCGATAGTATCAGCCGGTTGGGCATGGGACTGGAAAAAAAACTTGACCAGAACATGGGCAAACTCAGCGGCGGACAACGACAGGCGCTTACCCTCCTCATGAGCACCATGGATGATTGTAAAATCCTGCTCATGGATGAACCCAGCGCCGCCCTGGATCCGCGAAGTGCTGAACTCATCATGCAACTCATCGACCAATTGATAAAAGAAAAAAACCTTTCTGCCTTGCTGGTGACTCACCGGATGAAAGACTGTATTCAATACGGTACAAGGGTGATTCATATGAAGGAAGGGCGAATTAACAAAGCGATTAGCGCTACCGAAAAGCAAGCACTCCGGGTGGAAGAACTTTATGGTTGGTTTGATGGGAATTAA